Proteins from a single region of Runella sp. SP2:
- the hemL gene encoding glutamate-1-semialdehyde 2,1-aminomutase translates to MQISQSQALFEKAKQYIPGGVNSPVRAFRAVGGSPLFIKSAKGPYLYDEDGNQYLECINSWGPMILGHAHELIEKAVSDAIQNSFSFGAPTRKEVEMAELIISMVPSVEKVRMVNSGTEATMSAIRVARGYTGRDKIIKFEGCYHGHGDSFLIAAGSGAVTMGVPDSPGVTKGVANDTLTAPFNDLAALTTLVEANKGQVAALILEPVVGNMGCVLPNEGYLQAIRDLCTKEGIVLIFDEVMTGFRLAKGGAQERFGIVPDMTTMGKIIGGGMPVGAYGGKREIMDCVSPAGPVYQAGTLSGNPIAMSAGLAMLRYLDSHPEVYTRLEEVGSTIKNGFNASLQKLGLNYTINQIGSMFTLFMTDQPVTDFNSAKTADLALFGRYFQAMLKRGIYLAPSQFESLFFSYALEDQHVQQLIETNEEALKEVI, encoded by the coding sequence ATGCAAATCAGTCAAAGTCAAGCACTTTTCGAAAAAGCCAAACAATACATCCCAGGCGGAGTCAACTCGCCCGTACGTGCCTTTCGTGCCGTAGGCGGCTCCCCTCTTTTTATTAAATCGGCCAAAGGCCCGTACCTCTACGACGAAGACGGTAACCAATACCTCGAATGTATCAACTCTTGGGGGCCCATGATTTTGGGCCACGCCCATGAGCTCATCGAAAAAGCCGTGTCGGATGCCATTCAAAACTCGTTTTCCTTTGGCGCCCCTACCCGCAAAGAAGTCGAAATGGCGGAGTTGATTATCAGCATGGTACCTTCGGTCGAAAAAGTACGGATGGTCAACTCGGGCACCGAAGCCACCATGTCGGCCATTCGGGTAGCGCGGGGATATACAGGCCGTGATAAAATCATCAAGTTTGAAGGCTGCTACCACGGCCACGGCGACAGTTTTTTGATTGCTGCAGGCAGTGGTGCCGTTACCATGGGCGTTCCTGATAGCCCAGGCGTCACCAAAGGCGTCGCCAACGACACCCTCACGGCACCTTTCAACGACCTCGCCGCCCTAACCACCCTTGTCGAAGCCAACAAAGGCCAAGTAGCGGCCTTGATTTTAGAACCCGTGGTTGGGAACATGGGCTGTGTATTGCCCAACGAAGGCTACCTCCAAGCCATCCGCGACTTGTGTACCAAAGAAGGCATCGTCCTCATTTTTGACGAAGTAATGACGGGTTTCCGCTTGGCCAAAGGTGGTGCGCAAGAGCGTTTTGGCATTGTGCCCGACATGACGACGATGGGTAAAATCATCGGGGGTGGAATGCCCGTAGGGGCTTACGGTGGAAAGCGTGAAATCATGGACTGCGTATCGCCCGCAGGGCCTGTGTATCAAGCAGGTACGCTCTCTGGAAACCCCATTGCGATGTCGGCAGGGTTGGCCATGTTGCGTTACCTCGACAGCCATCCCGAAGTATATACCCGCCTTGAAGAAGTGGGTAGCACCATCAAAAACGGGTTTAACGCCTCACTCCAAAAGCTGGGGCTCAACTACACCATCAACCAAATCGGGTCGATGTTTACGTTGTTTATGACCGACCAGCCCGTGACCGATTTTAACTCCGCTAAAACGGCTGATTTGGCCTTGTTTGGGCGGTATTTTCAGGCCATGTTGAAGCGCGGCATTTACCTTGCTCCTTCGCAGTTTGAAAGCCTATTTTTCTCATACGCACTTGAAGACCAGCACGTTCAGCAGTTGATTGAGACCAACGAAGAAGCATTGAAAGAAGTCATATAA
- a CDS encoding PQQ-binding-like beta-propeller repeat protein — MVTLLGVTMTSCKENISFEKVDENGVVFQKKSIWKVENISDFNRPRVGPSFVHFINNGLLDTYYTNPSTLENEFRLLNLDTGKPIWRWRDVIRPNEEIMLLNYQGHEVYQYQNLLLYQYGPRNYCINIETGKTAWKKTTDYSGVGLCYGLGTYYFTFGTPMALYDKGIWEQSIYRGDILTGKEEKILMPNYSRKYVGVGITQFHVGSINDIRPIVEGKDTLLLITYTELGPQRHEYEAFLSLYNLSQQRWLYDRKPLWGERKIGVLNGAVRLRGDKMYTITSNEVVCHHWRTGERVWIKVLPSFAEIQGIFENRYMVLYDSMSTLYCVDADTGEQIWKLDNETLSYTSSYYAEGILYYLSKGRLRARDLKTTKLLWDIPSDTDGKLDGHFGVFVTGLSGKDGEKGRIFTRTGYHTYCFEAIK; from the coding sequence ATGGTTACACTGTTAGGTGTAACCATGACTTCCTGCAAAGAAAATATCTCTTTTGAGAAAGTTGATGAAAACGGTGTAGTTTTTCAAAAGAAATCAATTTGGAAAGTAGAGAATATTTCAGATTTTAATAGACCCAGAGTTGGGCCAAGTTTTGTTCACTTTATCAACAATGGATTGTTAGATACCTACTACACCAACCCTAGTACCTTGGAAAATGAGTTTCGATTGCTCAATCTTGATACAGGAAAACCGATTTGGCGTTGGCGTGATGTTATTAGACCTAACGAGGAAATTATGCTACTTAATTATCAAGGCCATGAGGTTTATCAATACCAAAACCTTTTACTATACCAGTATGGCCCACGCAATTATTGTATTAATATAGAGACTGGCAAGACTGCTTGGAAAAAAACAACGGATTATTCGGGGGTAGGTTTATGTTATGGATTAGGGACATATTATTTTACTTTTGGCACGCCCATGGCGTTATATGATAAAGGCATTTGGGAACAATCCATATATCGAGGAGATATTCTAACTGGTAAGGAGGAAAAAATCTTAATGCCCAATTACAGCCGTAAATACGTAGGAGTAGGCATTACGCAGTTTCATGTGGGGTCTATCAATGATATTCGCCCGATAGTAGAGGGAAAAGATACACTATTGTTGATTACCTATACCGAGCTTGGTCCCCAACGCCACGAATATGAAGCTTTTCTTTCTCTTTACAATCTCTCGCAGCAGCGGTGGTTATACGATCGTAAACCGTTGTGGGGTGAGCGCAAGATAGGTGTTTTGAATGGGGCAGTTCGTTTGCGAGGAGATAAGATGTACACGATTACGAGTAATGAAGTGGTTTGCCATCACTGGCGAACAGGCGAGCGAGTATGGATTAAAGTGCTACCAAGCTTTGCGGAGATACAAGGTATATTTGAAAACCGTTACATGGTCTTGTATGATAGTATGAGTACACTTTACTGCGTAGATGCCGATACGGGAGAACAAATTTGGAAACTGGATAACGAGACACTTTCTTACACGAGTTCATACTATGCAGAGGGTATTTTGTACTATCTTTCCAAGGGTCGCCTTCGCGCAAGGGACTTGAAAACCACCAAATTATTGTGGGATATTCCCTCAGATACGGATGGGAAATTAGATGGTCATTTCGGGGTGTTTGTGACGGGCTTATCAGGGAAAGACGGTGAAAAAGGGCGAATTTTTACGCGTACGGGCTACCATACGTATTGTTTTGAGGCGATAAAGTAA
- a CDS encoding DASH family cryptochrome, with product MPKRIIYWFRNDLRLHDNEGFFKATQDAEEVIPVFVFDTRQFQQLDRLGFPKTGTFRAKFLLESVQNLQDNLRKKGGNLVIRTGKPEVILSELARQYTADAIYTSKEAAQEEADIETALSKKLKVDNVEFEVFWQSTLYHPRDIPFWVSRIPDTFTEFRKAVEKQSKIRPTFATPTVVRLPEGLEIGKIPEIYELILFSSLPIADVRGVLPFHGGETEGLRRLKNYFWDTDHLKVYKETRNGLLGEDYSSKFSAWLAYGCVSPRYIYEEVKRYEAQRGANESTYWLIFELIWRDYFRFITLKFGSRLFKVSGIQHNILQKWENNQELFQKWINGKTGVPFIDANMRELQLTGFMSNRGRQNVASFLAKDLHLNWTWGAAYFESQLIDYDVCSNWGNWNYVAGVGNDPRENRYFNIHTQATRYDEQGEYVKTWLPQLANVPAAKIHQVWNLSPAEQKTFGLQLGNDYPKAIVNGNKWLKR from the coding sequence ATGCCCAAACGCATTATTTATTGGTTCCGAAACGATTTACGTTTACACGATAACGAAGGTTTTTTCAAAGCAACCCAAGACGCCGAAGAGGTGATTCCCGTCTTTGTCTTTGATACACGCCAATTTCAGCAACTTGATCGGCTTGGTTTTCCTAAAACGGGGACGTTTCGCGCAAAATTTCTGCTCGAATCCGTGCAAAACCTACAAGACAACCTCCGCAAAAAAGGCGGTAACTTGGTCATTCGTACGGGAAAGCCTGAAGTTATTTTGAGCGAATTGGCCCGCCAATATACCGCTGACGCCATTTATACCAGCAAAGAAGCCGCCCAAGAAGAGGCCGACATCGAAACGGCGCTTTCCAAAAAGCTCAAGGTTGATAACGTTGAGTTTGAGGTTTTTTGGCAATCTACCCTGTATCACCCCCGCGATATTCCGTTTTGGGTTTCGCGCATTCCTGACACCTTTACGGAATTTCGCAAAGCCGTTGAAAAACAATCCAAAATACGCCCGACCTTTGCCACACCTACGGTCGTTCGCCTTCCCGAAGGACTTGAAATTGGCAAAATCCCCGAAATTTACGAGCTGATTCTTTTTTCCAGCCTTCCCATTGCGGACGTCCGTGGAGTCCTGCCTTTTCACGGAGGAGAAACGGAAGGATTACGGCGTTTGAAAAATTATTTTTGGGATACCGACCACCTTAAAGTTTATAAAGAAACCCGCAATGGCTTGCTTGGCGAAGACTATTCGTCCAAATTTTCGGCTTGGTTGGCCTATGGTTGCGTTTCGCCGCGCTACATCTACGAAGAAGTAAAACGCTACGAAGCCCAGCGCGGCGCCAACGAATCGACTTATTGGCTTATTTTTGAGTTAATTTGGCGCGACTATTTCCGTTTTATTACCCTAAAATTCGGCTCTCGCCTCTTTAAAGTCTCTGGTATTCAGCACAATATCCTACAAAAATGGGAAAATAACCAAGAACTTTTCCAAAAGTGGATCAACGGAAAAACGGGTGTACCTTTTATAGATGCCAACATGCGCGAGTTGCAATTGACAGGCTTTATGTCGAACCGTGGACGCCAAAACGTGGCTAGTTTTTTGGCCAAAGATTTACACCTAAACTGGACGTGGGGAGCAGCTTACTTTGAAAGCCAACTCATTGATTATGATGTGTGTAGCAACTGGGGAAACTGGAATTATGTGGCTGGCGTAGGCAACGACCCGCGCGAAAATCGCTACTTCAACATCCATACCCAAGCCACTCGCTACGACGAACAAGGCGAGTACGTCAAGACGTGGCTACCACAGCTTGCAAACGTGCCCGCAGCCAAAATCCACCAAGTATGGAACCTGAGCCCTGCCGAACAAAAAACTTTTGGGTTACAGCTCGGCAATGATTATCCCAAAGCCATCGTTAATGGCAACAAATGGTTAAAACGATGA
- a CDS encoding dipeptidase gives MTNYIEANKDRFLSELLDLLRIPSVSADPKFKDDVRRCAEAVKDAILKAGADLAEIHETPGHPVVYGEKIIDPTLPTVLIYGHYDVQPADPYELWDSPPFEPVIKNERIYARGACDDKGQFYMHIKALETMVATGTLTCNVKIMIEGEEEVGSDHLGTFVRENKEKLKADVILISDTSIIANDTPSIEVGLRGLTYLEVEVTGANRDLHSGVYGGAVANPINVLCEMIASLKDENNHITIPGFYDKVQELSPDQRTALNEAPFDLDEYKRDLAIDEIEGETGYTTIERTGIRPTLDVNGIWGGYIGEGAKTVLPSKAYAKISMRLVPDQHNDEILDLFTQHFLSIAPPSVKVVVKPHHGGLPYVTPVDSVEYRAAELAMKEAWGGKQPVPTRGGGSIPIVALFEQELGLKSILMGFGLDIDALHSPNESYGLFNFYKGIETIPLFFKHYAELKR, from the coding sequence ATGACAAACTACATCGAAGCCAACAAAGATAGATTTTTGAGTGAGTTGCTCGACTTGCTCCGCATTCCATCGGTCAGTGCCGACCCCAAATTCAAAGACGACGTCCGCCGCTGCGCCGAGGCGGTCAAAGACGCCATTCTGAAAGCAGGAGCCGACCTCGCCGAAATTCACGAAACTCCTGGTCACCCCGTAGTTTATGGTGAAAAAATCATTGACCCCACGCTTCCAACGGTGCTCATTTATGGCCACTACGACGTGCAGCCTGCCGACCCGTATGAGCTTTGGGACTCGCCGCCGTTTGAGCCTGTTATCAAAAACGAGCGGATTTATGCCCGTGGTGCGTGCGACGACAAAGGACAGTTTTATATGCACATCAAAGCCCTCGAAACGATGGTGGCAACGGGTACGCTGACATGCAACGTCAAGATTATGATTGAGGGAGAAGAAGAAGTGGGCTCAGACCACCTCGGAACGTTTGTGAGAGAAAACAAAGAGAAACTCAAAGCCGACGTTATCCTGATTTCTGACACCAGCATCATTGCCAACGATACCCCTTCAATTGAAGTAGGGTTGCGTGGGCTGACCTACCTCGAAGTAGAAGTAACGGGCGCCAATCGCGACCTCCACTCGGGCGTGTATGGTGGTGCCGTAGCCAACCCTATTAATGTATTGTGCGAAATGATCGCGTCGTTGAAAGACGAAAACAACCACATTACGATTCCTGGGTTTTATGACAAAGTACAAGAATTAAGCCCCGACCAGCGCACCGCGCTCAACGAAGCGCCGTTTGATTTGGACGAATACAAACGTGACTTGGCCATCGACGAAATTGAAGGCGAAACGGGATATACCACCATCGAACGTACAGGCATTCGTCCTACCCTTGATGTGAATGGCATTTGGGGCGGATATATTGGCGAAGGGGCCAAAACGGTATTGCCTTCTAAAGCCTACGCCAAAATCAGTATGCGCCTCGTACCCGACCAACATAACGACGAAATTTTGGACCTTTTCACCCAACATTTCTTGTCGATTGCGCCGCCGTCGGTCAAAGTTGTGGTAAAACCTCATCACGGTGGCCTTCCTTACGTTACCCCCGTTGATTCGGTAGAGTATCGCGCGGCTGAGCTTGCCATGAAAGAAGCATGGGGCGGTAAGCAACCTGTACCTACGCGCGGCGGTGGAAGTATTCCGATTGTGGCGTTGTTTGAACAAGAACTTGGTTTGAAGTCTATTTTGATGGGCTTCGGACTTGACATTGACGCCCTTCACTCGCCCAACGAAAGCTACGGTTTGTTCAATTTTTACAAAGGAATTGAAACCATCCCGTTGTTTTTCAAGCATTATGCTGAATTGAAACGGTAA
- the fbaA gene encoding class II fructose-bisphosphate aldolase → MSETSSLFKAGVVTGDGVSELFRHANQNDYALPAVNVVGTNSINAVLETAKKVNSPVIVQFSNGGGIFYAGKSISNANQQAAIAGSISGAMHVHQMAELYGVPVILHTDHCAKKLLPWIDGLLDAGEKYFDQHGKPLFSSHMIDLSEEPIEENIEICAKYFERMSKLGMTLEIELGVTGGEEDGVDNTDVDSSKLYTQPSEVAYAYEELSKISDKFTIAAAFGNVHGVYKPGNVKLAPIILKNSQDYIQEKFGTGPLPVNFVFHGGSGSSREEIREAIQYGAIKMNIDTDMQWSTWEGVLKYYKSKEGYLQSQLGNPEGSDSPNKKYYDPRVWLRKGEESMVDRLAVAFEDLNCINRLG, encoded by the coding sequence ATGAGCGAAACTTCAAGCCTCTTCAAAGCGGGCGTCGTAACAGGGGATGGTGTGAGCGAACTTTTTCGTCATGCCAACCAAAATGACTACGCCCTTCCTGCTGTCAACGTAGTAGGCACCAACTCCATCAATGCAGTTCTTGAAACAGCGAAAAAAGTAAACTCGCCTGTCATCGTCCAATTCTCAAACGGCGGTGGGATTTTCTACGCAGGAAAGAGCATTTCAAACGCGAACCAACAAGCTGCCATTGCGGGCTCAATCTCAGGTGCAATGCACGTTCACCAAATGGCTGAGTTGTATGGTGTTCCAGTAATTTTGCACACCGACCACTGCGCAAAAAAATTACTTCCTTGGATTGACGGTTTGTTGGATGCAGGCGAAAAATATTTTGACCAACATGGTAAGCCGTTGTTTAGCTCACACATGATTGACTTGTCAGAAGAGCCTATCGAAGAAAACATCGAAATCTGCGCTAAGTACTTCGAGCGTATGTCGAAATTAGGCATGACGTTAGAAATTGAGTTGGGTGTAACAGGTGGCGAAGAGGATGGCGTGGATAACACCGACGTAGATAGCTCAAAACTATACACTCAGCCTTCGGAAGTAGCGTATGCCTACGAAGAATTGAGCAAAATTTCGGACAAATTTACCATCGCAGCCGCTTTCGGAAACGTACACGGCGTGTATAAGCCAGGTAACGTGAAATTGGCTCCAATTATCTTGAAAAATTCTCAAGACTATATCCAAGAAAAATTCGGAACAGGACCACTTCCAGTAAACTTCGTATTCCACGGAGGTTCGGGAAGTAGCCGCGAGGAAATCCGCGAAGCAATTCAATACGGTGCCATCAAGATGAACATTGACACCGATATGCAGTGGTCAACTTGGGAAGGTGTCTTGAAATATTACAAATCGAAAGAAGGATACTTGCAGTCACAGTTGGGTAACCCAGAAGGCTCAGATTCTCCGAACAAAAAATATTATGACCCACGCGTATGGCTTCGTAAAGGCGAAGAAAGCATGGTTGACCGCCTTGCAGTTGCTTTTGAAGACCTAAATTGTATCAACCGTTTGGGATAA
- a CDS encoding LytTR family DNA-binding domain-containing protein, translating into MNIVILEDEPLAAKRLEALVKSIEPQAVILAKLESVRSAAKWLTENPQPDLILMDIQLADGLSFELFQQVDITAPIIFTTAYDEYAIRAFKVNSVDYLLKPIEKDELEAAFEKFHQQQSVNSQDKIGKVLEAMLSQRTDWKSRFLLKAGARFDVVEVPEVAYLYAEDKVVFLVTKEQKKYFVDDTLDELEQKLNPKQFFRLNRKYLSQISAIERIEPHFNGRLKIKLRQRDDDEIYVSREKAENFKKWLDA; encoded by the coding sequence ATGAACATTGTTATCTTAGAAGATGAGCCTTTGGCTGCCAAGCGATTGGAGGCACTTGTCAAGTCTATCGAACCCCAAGCGGTTATTTTGGCTAAATTAGAAAGTGTGCGAAGTGCGGCAAAATGGTTGACCGAAAACCCGCAGCCCGACCTGATTTTAATGGATATTCAACTCGCCGATGGTCTGTCATTTGAGCTGTTTCAGCAGGTTGATATAACAGCACCCATCATTTTCACGACGGCCTATGACGAATACGCGATTCGGGCATTCAAGGTAAATAGCGTCGATTATTTGTTGAAACCGATTGAAAAGGATGAATTGGAGGCTGCTTTTGAGAAATTTCATCAACAGCAATCGGTTAATTCTCAGGATAAAATTGGAAAAGTGTTAGAGGCGATGCTCAGTCAACGCACCGACTGGAAGTCGCGTTTTTTGCTGAAAGCAGGTGCACGATTCGACGTGGTAGAAGTGCCCGAAGTGGCGTATTTGTACGCGGAAGACAAAGTGGTGTTTTTGGTAACCAAAGAGCAAAAGAAATACTTTGTGGACGATACACTGGATGAACTGGAACAAAAGCTAAATCCAAAACAGTTTTTTCGGCTCAATCGGAAGTATTTGAGCCAAATTTCGGCCATTGAGCGCATTGAACCCCATTTTAATGGGCGTTTAAAAATCAAACTTCGCCAACGTGATGATGATGAAATCTACGTGAGTCGCGAAAAAGCCGAAAACTTTAAAAAATGGCTAGATGCCTGA
- a CDS encoding sensor histidine kinase, translating to MKFTINRMDAITWSISAALILLLNTNLKTGEVNWMWTLVILASAFMISRIQEYLMPLLMRRAANWPVQRMLGAYVLVCVLVATLISTLVLIIIQLVKKEVFPARVYVSSGLTYVLMTIAFTSVYVIQQLTDRWKKSLLQQEQLNQALLRAEYDALKNQVNPHFLFNSLNILSALIPEDPENAVNLVERLSKVFRYNLQNNDRVTVELGTELKIVEAYLFIHKMRFGENLQYDFLVDKIDKTRSIVTQGLLTLVENALKHNECSSEKPLTISLFVDGDRVVVRNTFQPKNKQFLESTGIGLSNLKSRYKLVTSAPVEVKETADFFEVSIPFCNAS from the coding sequence ATGAAGTTCACTATCAACCGAATGGACGCAATCACTTGGTCGATTTCGGCTGCGTTGATTTTACTCTTGAATACAAATCTTAAAACGGGAGAAGTCAACTGGATGTGGACGCTTGTTATACTGGCGTCGGCTTTTATGATTAGCCGAATTCAAGAATATTTGATGCCTCTGTTGATGCGCCGAGCGGCCAACTGGCCCGTGCAGCGGATGCTGGGTGCTTATGTGCTGGTATGTGTGCTGGTGGCAACCCTCATTAGTACGTTGGTGTTAATCATTATTCAATTGGTAAAAAAGGAGGTGTTCCCCGCCCGAGTCTATGTCTCAAGCGGGCTGACGTACGTGTTGATGACCATTGCGTTTACGTCGGTATATGTGATTCAGCAGTTAACTGACCGCTGGAAAAAATCACTGCTTCAACAAGAACAGCTTAATCAGGCGTTGCTCAGGGCCGAATATGACGCCCTTAAAAATCAGGTAAATCCGCATTTTTTGTTTAATTCGCTCAACATCCTGAGTGCGCTTATCCCCGAAGACCCCGAAAATGCGGTAAATTTGGTCGAAAGACTTTCTAAAGTATTTCGCTATAATTTACAAAACAACGACCGCGTGACGGTAGAGCTGGGAACGGAGCTTAAAATCGTGGAGGCGTATTTGTTTATTCACAAAATGCGTTTTGGCGAAAACTTACAGTATGATTTTTTAGTTGATAAAATAGATAAAACACGGTCGATTGTCACCCAAGGACTGTTGACGCTGGTAGAAAATGCGTTGAAACACAATGAATGTTCGAGCGAAAAGCCTTTGACCATTTCGCTATTTGTCGATGGTGACCGTGTAGTGGTTCGAAATACGTTTCAGCCCAAAAACAAGCAATTTTTGGAATCAACGGGCATTGGACTAAGCAATCTGAAAAGTCGCTACAAGCTCGTTACGTCTGCGCCTGTTGAGGTGAAAGAAACTGCTGACTTTTTTGAAGTAAGTATCCCTTTTTGTAATGCCTCTTAA
- a CDS encoding DUF3244 domain-containing protein has protein sequence MKFLSNIFLGGLLLTASTVAFASPRVGEKKASRVSDNRTGVTFETSAFVTKDAAIRLAVKKNAPERVYITLRDAKNVILYRETITQNEMSYAAKINVNDLSDGNYKLEIATNQDRVVKHLHLTSPKSETERIILVN, from the coding sequence ATGAAATTCTTATCAAACATTTTTTTAGGGGGGCTCCTCCTGACAGCATCTACTGTGGCTTTTGCAAGCCCAAGGGTCGGGGAAAAAAAAGCTAGTCGGGTGTCGGACAACCGAACAGGAGTTACTTTTGAAACCAGTGCGTTTGTAACGAAGGATGCGGCCATACGCTTGGCCGTGAAAAAAAATGCACCAGAGCGCGTATATATTACGCTACGGGATGCTAAAAACGTCATTTTGTACCGTGAAACAATCACACAAAACGAAATGTCGTACGCCGCTAAAATTAACGTAAATGACTTGTCAGACGGTAATTACAAGCTCGAAATTGCCACCAACCAAGACCGCGTTGTCAAACACCTCCATTTGACTTCACCAAAGTCGGAGACCGAACGCATTATTTTAGTCAATTAA
- a CDS encoding DUF3244 domain-containing protein: MKTFVTTLVCALALGSTATFASDPTEDKKAKPIQIGVFTTKEAKIQMAVRKGQGEKAVITLRDAKQNILHEDVMSKKSEKYDARFDVSQLEEGEYTLEVTSGKDKIQKKVSIQSAKQEAVRNVKLNK, translated from the coding sequence ATGAAAACTTTCGTAACAACCCTCGTTTGCGCTTTAGCGCTTGGTTCAACTGCTACTTTTGCTTCTGATCCAACAGAAGATAAAAAAGCGAAACCGATTCAAATCGGCGTATTTACTACAAAGGAAGCCAAGATTCAGATGGCGGTGCGTAAAGGACAGGGCGAAAAAGCTGTCATTACCCTCCGCGACGCCAAACAAAACATCTTGCACGAAGATGTAATGAGCAAAAAGTCAGAAAAGTACGATGCGCGTTTTGACGTAAGTCAGCTCGAAGAAGGTGAATACACCTTAGAAGTAACTTCAGGGAAAGACAAAATCCAGAAAAAAGTGTCAATCCAGTCTGCCAAACAAGAGGCAGTTCGTAATGTAAAACTCAATAAGTAA
- the mnmA gene encoding tRNA 2-thiouridine(34) synthase MnmA has protein sequence MSKHGRILVAMSGGIDSSLASVLLHEQGYEVIGMTMKTWDYASSGGTKKETGCCSLDSINDARTIAVELGFPHYILDIRNEFGDYVIDHFTGEYLEGRTPNPCVLCNTHIKWDALLRRADRLDCEFIATGHYANLREENNRFVVSKGIDAWKDQSYVLWGVSQESLARTKLPLGNLHKSEIREMAKERGFMDLVNKSESYEICFVPDNDYRGFLKRRLPELEGQVAGGNYVLQDGSIVGKHEGYPFYTIGQRKGLGIALGYPVFVTEIRKETNEVVLGRDKELERNGMFVSKLNLQKYARIESPIETITKVRYKHDGAPALITQVEDDRIKVRFHESVSAIAPGQAAVFYEGDDVVGGGWISKSFKEE, from the coding sequence ATGAGCAAACACGGACGTATTTTGGTCGCCATGAGTGGCGGCATCGACAGCTCTCTCGCCTCTGTCTTATTACACGAACAAGGCTACGAAGTAATTGGCATGACCATGAAAACCTGGGACTATGCCAGCAGCGGAGGTACCAAAAAAGAAACGGGCTGCTGCTCGCTCGATTCCATCAACGACGCGCGCACCATTGCCGTCGAACTCGGCTTTCCTCATTATATATTAGATATTCGTAACGAGTTTGGTGATTACGTCATCGACCACTTTACGGGCGAATATTTAGAAGGACGCACGCCCAACCCATGCGTGTTGTGCAATACCCACATTAAATGGGATGCGCTCTTGCGCCGTGCCGACCGCCTCGACTGTGAATTTATTGCCACGGGCCACTATGCCAACCTGCGCGAAGAAAACAATCGCTTTGTGGTATCAAAAGGCATCGACGCGTGGAAAGACCAGAGTTATGTGCTTTGGGGCGTATCGCAAGAAAGTTTGGCACGCACGAAGTTGCCTTTGGGAAATTTGCACAAAAGCGAAATCCGTGAAATGGCCAAAGAGCGTGGTTTCATGGATTTGGTCAATAAATCGGAAAGCTACGAAATCTGCTTTGTCCCCGACAACGATTACCGTGGTTTCCTCAAACGCCGCTTACCCGAACTCGAAGGACAAGTAGCGGGTGGAAATTACGTGCTTCAAGACGGAAGCATTGTAGGCAAACACGAAGGGTATCCTTTTTATACCATCGGCCAACGCAAAGGCTTAGGCATCGCTTTGGGCTATCCAGTTTTTGTCACTGAAATTCGTAAAGAAACCAATGAGGTGGTTCTTGGACGTGACAAAGAACTGGAGCGTAACGGGATGTTTGTCTCTAAGCTTAACCTCCAAAAATACGCGCGCATCGAGTCACCCATCGAAACCATCACGAAAGTTCGTTACAAACACGACGGCGCGCCTGCCCTCATTACCCAAGTCGAAGACGACCGCATCAAGGTGCGTTTCCACGAATCAGTAAGCGCCATCGCTCCAGGACAAGCGGCTGTTTTCTACGAAGGTGACGACGTGGTAGGCGGAGGCTGGATCAGTAAAAGCTTTAAAGAAGAATAG